The proteins below come from a single Roseiflexus sp. RS-1 genomic window:
- a CDS encoding DUF2283 domain-containing protein, with amino-acid sequence MNNNLLRMVYFEQEDILHLTLSAEPEAGCVEISPHITAELNEQGELIGIEIMNARAFLRDVILETVQAKLLQLSRAPTA; translated from the coding sequence ATGAACAATAACCTTCTACGCATGGTGTATTTCGAGCAGGAGGATATTCTGCACCTGACGCTTTCGGCAGAGCCAGAAGCTGGATGCGTCGAAATCAGTCCGCACATCACCGCAGAACTCAATGAACAGGGTGAGTTGATCGGCATTGAAATCATGAATGCCCGCGCATTTCTGCGGGATGTCATCCTCGAGACGGTGCAGGCGAAGTTGCTGCAACTGTCCAGAGCGCCGACTGCTTGA
- a CDS encoding enoyl-CoA hydratase-related protein, whose product MTLHITHNGPIATVTLDRPEVHNAFDAAMIVEMRAAFDALSGDEHVRVIVLTGAGESFCAGGDMRWMQSAMELTFEDNMADASALAAMFETIWTCPKVVLGRINGAAIGGGAGLAACCDLAIAADTARFGFGEVKIGLVPAVIAQYVVPKIGVSQARALFVSGERFSAERAFEIGLIHGVVPPEELDATVMEIAQRCLTSAPDAITTIKRVVDVVWESERLAAQRFVVEMLARVRTGNEAREGIAAFKARRRPPWA is encoded by the coding sequence ATGACCCTTCACATCACGCATAACGGACCGATCGCTACGGTCACGCTTGATCGTCCTGAAGTACATAACGCCTTCGATGCCGCCATGATCGTGGAGATGCGGGCAGCGTTCGACGCCCTCTCCGGTGACGAACATGTGCGTGTCATCGTCCTGACCGGCGCAGGCGAGTCGTTCTGCGCTGGCGGCGATATGCGCTGGATGCAGAGCGCGATGGAGCTGACCTTCGAGGACAATATGGCGGACGCCAGCGCGCTGGCGGCGATGTTCGAGACTATCTGGACATGCCCGAAGGTGGTGCTTGGTCGGATCAACGGTGCCGCCATCGGCGGCGGCGCAGGACTGGCCGCCTGCTGCGACCTGGCGATAGCCGCCGACACGGCGCGTTTCGGTTTCGGCGAAGTCAAAATCGGACTGGTACCGGCGGTCATCGCGCAGTACGTTGTTCCCAAGATCGGCGTCAGCCAGGCGCGCGCGCTCTTCGTCTCCGGCGAACGCTTCAGCGCCGAACGCGCCTTCGAGATCGGGTTGATCCACGGCGTCGTGCCGCCGGAAGAACTCGACGCCACGGTGATGGAGATCGCACAGCGCTGCCTGACGAGCGCACCCGACGCCATCACAACCATCAAGCGGGTGGTAGACGTGGTATGGGAGAGCGAACGCCTTGCCGCACAGCGTTTCGTCGTCGAAATGCTGGCACGGGTGCGCACCGGCAACGAGGCACGCGAGGGAATCGCCGCCTTCAAAGCGCGGCGGCGACCGCCGTGGGCGTGA